In the Flavobacterium sp. J372 genome, one interval contains:
- a CDS encoding M23 family metallopeptidase, whose protein sequence is MKEIMKRRNLTYLLGATALLILAISCPACTSIATGITNGFNKVADVITQPTARQQYAREFKDNKEIFTAWEADYDAAVKDSLQVSLPYGEKGSFLLNANGVYSYVFDLKEGEVLTAEVTKDSTARVFMDVFEQDGSDYRHLESTGMDEASAEFVPNASGTYKIVIQPEIAASGPFFISLNKKPLYKFPVAGKGNAAVGSFWGMERDGGARKHEGIDIFAKKGTPVVAITNGSVSFTGERGLGGKQVWLRDGLFGKSLYYAHLDAIAVEQGQSVKVGDTLGFVGNTGNARFTPAHLHFGIYRFGGAVDPLPYVFTTEKISAKNYPVSFKSPELKVKGNANLRQGPATTTNVIGSVTANETIKILGQHKDWLHIKTSDNRRAYLHKSLVKA, encoded by the coding sequence GTGAAAGAGATTATGAAGAGGAGAAACCTGACTTACCTGCTGGGAGCAACGGCATTGCTTATCCTGGCGATATCATGCCCGGCGTGTACCAGCATTGCAACGGGGATTACAAATGGCTTTAACAAAGTAGCCGATGTAATAACCCAGCCAACAGCGCGGCAGCAGTATGCCCGTGAGTTTAAAGACAACAAAGAAATATTTACAGCTTGGGAAGCCGACTATGATGCTGCGGTAAAAGACAGCCTGCAGGTGAGCCTTCCGTATGGTGAAAAGGGAAGTTTTTTGCTGAATGCGAATGGAGTGTACAGCTACGTTTTTGACCTGAAAGAAGGCGAAGTGCTTACTGCAGAGGTGACTAAAGACAGTACCGCCCGGGTGTTTATGGATGTATTTGAGCAGGATGGGAGCGACTACCGGCACCTCGAGAGTACTGGTATGGACGAAGCCTCGGCAGAGTTTGTACCAAATGCATCAGGGACATATAAAATTGTGATACAGCCGGAGATTGCGGCAAGCGGTCCGTTCTTTATCAGCCTTAATAAAAAGCCGTTGTATAAATTTCCTGTTGCTGGTAAAGGCAATGCGGCCGTGGGCAGTTTTTGGGGAATGGAACGTGACGGCGGCGCCCGAAAGCACGAAGGGATAGATATATTCGCGAAGAAAGGTACACCCGTAGTTGCCATAACCAATGGTTCGGTAAGTTTTACAGGTGAGCGGGGGCTTGGTGGCAAACAGGTATGGCTGCGTGACGGGCTGTTTGGCAAATCACTGTACTATGCCCACCTTGATGCCATTGCGGTTGAGCAGGGCCAGAGCGTGAAGGTTGGCGACACGCTTGGGTTTGTCGGGAACACCGGCAACGCACGGTTTACCCCGGCTCACCTGCACTTTGGCATATACCGTTTTGGCGGTGCGGTTGACCCACTGCCATATGTGTTTACAACCGAGAAGATATCGGCGAAGAATTATCCTGTATCATTTAAATCACCCGAGCTGAAAGTTAAAGGCAACGCCAATTTAAGACAGGGGCCGGCTACTACAACAAATGTTATAGGTTCGGTTACAGCAAATGAAACAATTAAGATTTTAGGCCAGCATAAAGACTGGCTGCATATAAAAACATCAGACAACAGGCGTGCTTACCTGCACAAAAGCCTGGTGAAAGCATAA